The sequence below is a genomic window from Hydractinia symbiolongicarpus strain clone_291-10 chromosome 10, HSymV2.1, whole genome shotgun sequence.
ATTGGGTTAATGGTATGTCAAAGTTATCATATTTCTTCTTAAATATGTCAAGAAAACTAGGAACTAAAGCAGGCAGGTTCATTACAATGTGCTTTGTAATATTGTGACTAATGGAGCAAATTTCCTTGCAtacaatttcatttaaaaaatcacggCCATCCATATTAAAACATGTAAAATTCTCACAGACATTGTTTAGTTCAGCATTGTGCACCAGCGTTTCATAAGAAAATTCGTTTAAATCGTTAGCATAAACCAAACATTTCTTTTTAGCTGCTGGAATAGAGAATGGTCCAACTCCAGCAAAAACGTCAAAGACAACATCGTTTGGATTTAGCATTTACACAATTCTTTTATGTTCATTATGCAACCGAGAGTTCCAATAGACTTTAGAGTAATCAAACTCAAATATGCAACCATACTCCTGCACTGTTGCATACATATTATCTTTACCACAAAGAATTTTCAATTTAGAAAATCCAAAAGTTTCTTCAACAATAGTTTTATTGACAACTGTTTTTACATTAAAGTGTTTATCCATCACAACTGTACCTGCAAATAAACAGAATATCAACTTCAACATTCTTTCTTTCTGACGGGTCCTATGTCTCTCAAAGGGCCAGCATTTATACTAAGGCACTATAACAGTTAATACCGTGTTAGATTGTTTTTGTGTAAACTTATACCAACCCATAGaagtttttagaaaaagtattgaAGTTGGACAAACATTGTTGGTCATTATTACAGTGTGACACACTATTACAGTGTAAAGGCTAATTTCGATTTGACTGCAATCTCTGCTATAGTGCAAAAAGCTCACAAGCCTTTTTTTGCTAGCGTGTGCACACTTGTCAAAGTACATATGTGCAAACAGATAAAAGCTTTTGTGGCATTATCAGAAAATGCAGTAAATCTGAAACAAgcttttaaatatattataaattGGCCAATGCTGACAAG
It includes:
- the LOC130612802 gene encoding tRNA (guanine(37)-N1)-methyltransferase-like; translation: MLNPNDVVFDVFAGVGPFSIPAAKKKCLVYANDLNEFSYETLVHNAELNNVCENFTCFNMDGRDFLNEIVCKEICSISHNITKHIVMNLPALVPSFLDIFKKKYDNFDIPLTQCNKVFVHCYCFCKSKTPQEDAERLVSESIGLDISTNAKTHLVKKVSPNEVMMCVSFKLYWFESKCICEEGETLVTRKRPGEGDFYPVIVEKSRRSDE